Below is a genomic region from Erigeron canadensis isolate Cc75 chromosome 7, C_canadensis_v1, whole genome shotgun sequence.
GGAGGAATGCTTTGTTGATGCCTAAAAACATTGTAGGGATCGATTTGTGTCTTTGCCCTCACAAGTCGATCGTAGTTTTTACAGAAGTACTTTTCACCCCATTCTCTGACCTTCTCAACTGCATCAGCATCCTCTGACTCGACCTGAGTTTTTATCCAGTCCATCACCCCAAGATCAGTATCTATGTAGTTGATGTATGCAGCTCGTGGTTCCTGCGACACATATGGCGTCATTGAGCCATGAAAGCCTCGTATCCATGCTATATAGTCGCTCGTTTTGTCATTATCAGTTTCTTTCCAATCGACTAgatattgaatagtgaaaatattgCCTTTCCTATGGGGAAATGGAATCGAGTCACTACTTATGGTTTCCATTGCGCCGCCATACGGGTCCAAAATCACAAATCCTTTTGGTTGCTTTTCAAGTATGTCGAGTGCGGTGGTTAAGCCAAATCGTGGAATAGGTTTCCTAACAAAGTCTGATTTTGCCTTATAATACGATTTATCTTGTAAGAATCGGTCCTTCAAGTCTGAAACCATACTTTCATCTCCGAAACCCGAGAAGAAAAGAATCGACTCGATCCAACTCATCTCTTTGCAGTCACTTTCCACGACCTTTAGCTCAGGAAAAGTTTGGTTTACGATCAATAAAGCTTTTGTTTTTGGTCCCAAATAGAACCCTTTGAATGTAGCTGATATACCCGGTTTGTTTTTCCGCTCGGGCAAACATGCACCTACGAAAGATGATATATAGAAATCATCCGTCAATTTAGGTGCAACGTGTTGCCATTTGTTGACCAAATCAGTCACTTGTCCTTTCGTGCCTGGTCTAGACACGACAAAACAAGTGACTGTTTTTGGTACAATTGATAATTTAATTTTCCAAGCATACACAATTCCCCAAACCCCACCACCACCGCCTC
It encodes:
- the LOC122606519 gene encoding reticuline oxidase-like, whose amino-acid sequence is MSISLPSFSYEHEHDNHAKNQEQEEPANVFTSCLTKFGIRNFTTHSNSNNDSSVYYQLLNFSIQNLRFSSLSLPKPAVIVFPETKEQLANTVVCARQSLLEIRVRCGGHSYEGTSSVCMEGRPFVVIDMTRLDSVSVDVNSGTAWVEAGATLGQTYYAVAEASPVHGFSAGSCPTVGVGGHISGGGFGLLSRKYGLAADNVVDAVLVTADGELLDRDAMGEDVFWAIRGGGGGVWGIVYAWKIKLSIVPKTVTCFVVSRPGTKGQVTDLVNKWQHVAPKLTDDFYISSFVGACLPERKNKPGISATFKGFYLGPKTKALLIVNQTFPELKVVESDCKEMSWIESILFFSGFGDESMVSDLKDRFLQDKSYYKAKSDFVRKPIPRFGLTTALDILEKQPKGFVILDPYGGAMETISSDSIPFPHRKGNIFTIQYLVDWKETDNDKTSDYIAWIRGFHGSMTPYVSQEPRAAYINYIDTDLGVMDWIKTQVESEDADAVEKVREWGEKYFCKNYDRLVRAKTQIDPYNVFRHQQSIPPMLSGNKNDRDRLSE